Proteins encoded within one genomic window of Pithys albifrons albifrons isolate INPA30051 chromosome 9, PitAlb_v1, whole genome shotgun sequence:
- the NANOS1 gene encoding nanos homolog 1, which yields MEAFPGGKLEQHRHLPPVECLPGARYGGRSHSACGNVFNSWNDYLGLATLITKAVRPGKGFGAEPPSVVVAAAVPPAEEEEEEEEEEEEEAAGPYFDGALDLHDLDLCGHHHHHHGEGLLEERFADFSPFPGRGGPAAVVFDCSGELPGREGSAHAWGGVVVTGRLPAHPRAASRLLKPELQVCVFCRNNKEAVALYTTHILKGPDGRVLCPVLRRYTCPLCGASGDNAHTIKYCPLSKVPAARQLRHARTALGRKGR from the coding sequence ATGGAGGCTTTCCCTGGCGGCAAGCTGGAGCAGCACCGGCATCTCCCGCCCGTGGAGTGCCTGCCGGGCGCCCGCTACGGCGGCCGGAGCCACAGCGCCTGCGGGAACGTCTTCAACTCCTGGAACGACTACTTGGGGCTGGCCACGCTCATCACCAAGGCCGTGCGCCCCGGCAAGGGCTTCGGCGCCGAGCCCCCATCCGTGGTGGTGGCGGCCGCCGTGCCGCCggccgaggaggaggaggaggaagaagaggaagaggaggaggaggcggcagGGCCGTACTTCGACGGCGCGCTGGACTTGCACGACCTGGACCTGTGCGGgcatcaccatcaccaccacggcgaggggctgctggaggagcGCTTCGCCGACTTCAGCCCGTTCCCCGGgcgcggcggccccgccgccgtgGTGTTCGACTGCTCGGGGGAGCTCCCGGGCCGGGAGGGCTCTGCCCACGCCTGGGGCGGCGTGGTGGTGACGGGGCGGCTGCCGGCGCACCCGCGGGCCGCCTCCCGCCTGCTCAAGCCCGAACTGCAGGTCTGCGTCTTCTGCCGGAACAACAAGGAGGCAGTGGCTCTCTACACCACCCACATCCTCAAGGGACCCGACGGCCGCGTTCTCTGCCCGGTGCTGCGGCGCTACACCTGCCCCCTCTGCGGCGCCAGCGGCGATAATGCCCACACCATCAAGTACTGCCCCCTCTCCAAAGTGCCGGCGGCCCGGCAGCTCCGGCACGCCCGGACCGCGCTGGGCAGGAAGGGCCGCTGA